The stretch of DNA ACCGCCGAGGAAAGCCGTATTCGGGTGATGGCCGATCGCCACGAACACGCCGTTTGCTTCAATTACTTCTTCTTCGCCGGTCTCGTTGTTCAGCACCTTCAGCCCGGTAACGCCGTTATCGCCCGCGATCACTTCAAGCGGTGTACGGTTCAGCGCCCATTCCACTTTCGCGTTGTCGCGCACCCGATCCTGCATAATCTTGGAAGCGCGCAGTTCATCCCGGCGATGCACCAGTGTCACCTTCGAGGCGAAGCGGGTCAGGAAGCCGGCTTCCTCCAGCGCCGAATCCCCGCCGCCCACAACGATAATCTCCTTGTTCCGGAAGAAAAAGCCGTCGCAGGTCGCGCAGGTGCTGACGCCCCGGCCCACATTATCCTGCTCTCCCGGAATGCCCAGATACTTCGCTGTAGCTCCGGTGGAAATGATCAGCGTATCGGTCTCAAGCGTGCCCATATCTTCAACGTTCAGCTTGAACGGACGCTCTCCCAGCTCCACGCTGTTCACCCAGCCGGTAACGAATTTCGCTCCAAAACGCTCCGCCTGCGCGCGCATATTGTCCATCAGCTCCGAACCCAGGATTCCTTCCGGGAATCCCGGGAAGTTCTCGATCTCCGTGGTCGTGGTAAGCTGGCCTCCCGGCTGCGGGCCTTCAATAACCAGCGGATTCATATTGGCCCGGGCCAAATAGATAGCGGCAGTCAGACCCGCAGGTCCGGTACCGACAATAATGGATTTATACATCATAATATCCTCCTCGTAATGGACTGAACATATGTGAAATCTTAATTAGAATTATTCTAAAGTAATTTCATTATGCTCGACTAGGATGAAAATGTCAATATGCCAGACTCCATAGTTCGAGGACTATTTTGTGAACAATTTAATTTTTAAAAACTTTTAGTAAAATGCGTTCCGATCATCGCAGCAGCCGTAATCCGTTCAGAATCACGAGAATAGTGCTGCCTTCATGGCCGACGACGCCGAAGGGGAGTGCGATTCCCTTAATAAAATTGCTTAAGATGAGCACTGCAATGACGCTTACGGCAAAAATCATATTCTGCTTCACAATCCGCTGGCAGCGGCGGGCGAGCGAAATGGTCGAAGCAATCTCCCCGATATTGTCGTTCATCAGCACCACATCGGCGACTTCAAGCGCCGCGCCGCTGCCCTTCATGCCCATTCCCATGCCTACCGTCGCCTGCGCGAGCGCGGGCGCATCGTTGACGCCATCGCCGACCATGATCGTATGGCCGTACTGCTCCCGCAGCGAGGCGATATGCTTCACTTTGTCTTCCGGGAGCAGGTCGGAAAAGACGAGATCTACCCCCGTCTTCGCACCGATGGCCTGCGCCGTGGCTGCCCGGTCCCCGGTCAGCATCGCCACCTTAATGCCCAGCTCCTGCAGCTTCCGCACCGCGTCCTCTGCCTCCGGGCGCACCGTATCCTGAAGAGCGATCATGCCCGCCACTATATCTCCGTCTAGAATAACGGATACGGTCTTGCCGTCTTTTTCCAGGCTTGTGCGCTGTTCTCTCCAGAACGCCAGATTCTCGCCGCGCAGTGCTGCCGGTGCGCCGTCTGTCATGCTGCTGTCAGACCCGGCTCCGT from Paenibacillus sophorae encodes:
- the trxB gene encoding thioredoxin-disulfide reductase, with translation MYKSIIVGTGPAGLTAAIYLARANMNPLVIEGPQPGGQLTTTTEIENFPGFPEGILGSELMDNMRAQAERFGAKFVTGWVNSVELGERPFKLNVEDMGTLETDTLIISTGATAKYLGIPGEQDNVGRGVSTCATCDGFFFRNKEIIVVGGGDSALEEAGFLTRFASKVTLVHRRDELRASKIMQDRVRDNAKVEWALNRTPLEVIAGDNGVTGLKVLNNETGEEEVIEANGVFVAIGHHPNTAFLGGQITIDASGYIVTNPGTSETNIPGVFACGDVQDTRYRQAITAAGSGCKAAMDAEKYIESLEHSAVVL